From one Triticum aestivum cultivar Chinese Spring chromosome 4B, IWGSC CS RefSeq v2.1, whole genome shotgun sequence genomic stretch:
- the LOC123089534 gene encoding uncharacterized protein: MASKTIEIHRVGAEIFRGDDAMCKKKCVEVLEELGLPTGLLPLEEMEEFGYNRAAGFMWLLQRKKTEHTFKKVKQTVSYAGEVTAFVEPGKLRKIAGVKTKELFLWLSVVEVYVDESVTAPGNKVTFKTGTGLSETFDAAAFALGE, from the coding sequence ATGGCATCCAAAACCATCGAGATCCATCGCGTCGGCGCGGAGATATTCCGGGGCGACGATGCCATGTGCAAGAAGAAGTGCGTGGAGGTGCTCGAGGAGCTGGGCCTCCCCACGGGCCTGCTGCCGCTGGAGGAGATGGAGGAGTTCGGGTACAACCGCGCGGCGGGCTTCATGTGGCTGCtgcagaggaagaagacggagcaCACGTTCAAGAAGGTGAAGCAGACCGTGTCGTACGCCGGCGAGGTGACGGCCTTCGTCGAGCCGGGGAAGCTGAGGAAGATCGCCGGCGTGAAGACCAAGGAGCTGTTCCTGTGGCTCAGCGTGGTGGAGGTGTATGTTGATGAGAGCGTGACGGCCCCTGGTAACAAGGTCACCTTCAAGACCGGCACTGGTCTATCTGAGACCTTCGATGCTGCTGCTTTTGCCCTTGGAGAATGA